A genomic window from Camelina sativa cultivar DH55 chromosome 2, Cs, whole genome shotgun sequence includes:
- the LOC104729599 gene encoding PAP-specific phosphatase HAL2-like: MAVESLETEIDTAVRVVHLASSLCVKVQEKLHLPNGGHVTSKDDDSPVTVADFGVQAIVSWVLAEVFGDQNLSIVAEEDTEALSEASSLGLLGAVSNAVNEALSEAPKYGLPKPVKPLGSSEILKAISRCNSVGGPKGRHWVLDPVDGTLGFVRGDQYAVALALIENGKVLLGVLGCPNYPVKKECLSNGGNQAMKTKAVAGSVSKGCVMYAKKGSGQAWMQPLIAGGFPESATLLKVSSVDDPVLATVCEPVERANSNHLFTAGLANSMGVRKQPLRVYSMVKYAAIARGDAEVFMKFAQSSYKEKIWDHAAGVVIVEEAGGVVTDAGGRNLDFSKGVYLEGLDRGIIACSGQVLHEKIIGAVYASWESSSL; encoded by the exons ATGGCGGTGGAATCCTTAGAAACGGAGATTGACACGGCGGTGCGTGTCGTTCACCTCGCTTCTTCTCTATGTGTTAAAGTTCAAGAGAAGCTTCATCTTCCTAACGGTGGCCACGTCACGTCTAAAGACGATGATTCCCCTGTCACTGTCGCAG attttggtGTTCAAGCAATTGTGAGTTGGGTTTTAGCTGAAGTTTTTGGTGATCAAAACCTTTCAATTGTCGCTGAAGAAGACACTGAGGCACTCTCAGAGGCTAGTTCTTTAGGACTATTAGGAGCTGTCTCGAATGCGGTTAACGAAGCGTTGTCTGAAGCTCCCAAATACGGGCTTCCGAAGCCAGTTAAACCATTGGGATCGAGTGAGATTCTCAAGGCTATTAGTAGATGTAACTCTGTTGGAGGTCCTAAAGGAAGGCATTGGGTGCTTGATCCTGTCGATGGAACGTTAGGATTTGTTCGTGGTGATCAGTACGCTGTTGCGTTAGCTTTGATAGAGAATGGTAAAGTTCTGTTAGGTGTTCTTGGATGTCCTAATTATCCGGTTAAGAAAGAATGTTTGAGTAACGGTGGTAACCAAGCTATGAAGACGAAAGCTGTAGCTGGATCGGTATCGAAAGGATGTGTCATGTATGCTAAGAAAGGAAGTGGTCAAGCGTGGATGCAACCGTTAATAGCTGGAGGGTTCCCTGAATCTGCTACACTACTTAAGGTTTCTTCAGTCGATGATCCGGTTTTAGCTACGGTTTGTGAGCCAGTTGAGAGAGCTAACTCAAATCACTTGTTCACTGCGGGACTTGCTAATAGCATGGGAGTTAGAAAACAGCCATTGAGAGTGTATAGCATGGTGAAATACGCAGCGATTGCGCGTGGAGACGCTGAAGTGTTTATGAAGTTTGCACAGTCTAGTTACAAAGAGAAGATATGGGATCACGCAGCTGGAGTTGTTATTGTGGAAGAAGCTGGTGGTGTGGTGACTGATGCGGGAGGGAGAAACTTAGACTTCTCGAAAGGGGTTTACTTGGAAGGTCTTGACCGAGGAATCATCGCGTGTTCTGGTCAAGTTTTACATGAGAAGATCATAGGTGCTGTTTATGCTAGTTGGGAATCTTCCAGTCTTTGA
- the LOC104729593 gene encoding receptor-like protein kinase THESEUS 1: MVFTKSLLLLLLFLSCYTTSSSALFNPPDNYLISCGSSQNITYQNRIFVPDSLHSSLVLKIGNSSVSTSATSNSTTSIYQTARVFSGLASYRFKITSLGRHWIRLHFSPIKNSTWNLRSASITVVTDDFVLLNDFSFKNFNGSYLFKEYTVNVTSEFLTLSFIPSNDSVVFVNAIEVVSVPDSLIPDQALALNPSTPFSGLSQLAFETVYRLNMGGPLLTSQNDTLGRQWDNDAEYLHVNSSVLVVTANPSSIKYSASVTQETAPNMVYATADTMGEANVASPSFNVTWVLPVDPDFRYFVRVHFCDVVSQALNTLVFNLYVNDDLALGSLDLSTLTNGLKVPYFKDFISNGSVESPNVLTVSVGPDSQADITNATMNGLEVLKISNEAKSLSGVSSVKSLVPGGSDKGKKKAVIIGSAVGSFFVVLLIAVCCYCCLVASRKKRSTSPQEAGNGHPWLPLPLYGLSQTLTKSTASHKSATASCISLASTHLGRCFMFQEIMDATNKFDESSLLGVGGFGRVYKGTLEDGTKVAVKRGNPRSEQGMAEFRTEIEMLSKLRHRHLVSLIGYCDERSEMILVYEYMANGPLRSHLYGADLPPLSWKQRLEICIGAARGLHYLHTGASQSIIHRDVKTTNILLDENLVAKVADFGLSKTGPSLDQTHVSTAVKGSFGYLDPEYFRRQQLTEKSDVYSFGVVLMEVLCCRPALNPVLPREQVNIAEWAMAWQKKGLLDQIMDSNLTGKVNPASLKKFGETAEKCLAEYGVDRPSMGDVLWNLEYALQLEETSSALMEPDDNSTNHIPGIPMAPMEPFDNSMSIIDRGGGGGVNSGTGTDDDAEDATTSAVFSQLVHPRGR; encoded by the coding sequence atggtgttcacaaaatcattacttcttcttcttttgttcctCTCTTGTTATACAACTTCTTCATCTGCCTTATTCAATCCTCCAGACAATTACTTGATCTCTTGTGGCTCATCACAAAACATAACTTATCAAAACAGAATCTTTGTTCCGGATTCACTCCACTCATCTCTTGTACTCAAAATCGGAAACTCTTCAGTTTCAACATCAGCCACTTCCAATTCAACCACTTCGATCTACCAAACCGCTCGTGTTTTCTCCGGTTTAGCTTCTTACAGATTCAAAATCACTTCTTTGGGTCGTCATTGGATCCGTCTTCACTTCTCACCAATCAAGAACTCTACTTGGAACTTACGCTCTGCTTCAATCACTGTTGTCACAGACGACTTCGTGCTCTTGAACGACTTCTCTTTCAAGAACTTCAACGGCTCTTACCTCTTCAAGGAGTACACAGTCAATGTCACTTCAGAGTTCTTGACGTTAAGTTTCATTCCATCAAACGATTCGGTGGTGTTTGTCAACGCGATTGAGGTTGTCTCTGTTCCGGATAGTCTTATCCCTGATCAAGCTTTGGCTTTAAACCCTTCAACTCCGTTCAGTGGTCTCTCTCAGCTTGCGTTTGAAACAGTCTACAGATTAAACATGGGAGGACCATTGTTGACTTCTCAAAACGATACGTTGGGGAGACAATGGGATAACGATGCAGAGTATCTTCATGTCAACAGCTCTGTTCTTGTCGTAACGGCGAACCCTTCTTCGATTAAGTACTCTGCTTCCGTGACTCAAGAAACAGCTCCAAACATGGTTTATGCTACTGCTGATACAATGGGTGAAGCTAATGTAGCGAGTCCTAGTTTTAACGTCACTTGGGTTCTCCCTGTAGATCCAGACTTCAGGTACTTTGTTCGTGTTCATTTCTGTGATGTCGTGAGCCAAGCTTTGAACACGCTTGTTTTCAATCTTTATGTGAATGATGATCTTGCTCTTGGAAGTCTTGATCTCTCTACGTTGACTAATGGTCTTAAAGTTCCTTACTTTAAGGATTTTATCTCCAATGGTTCCGTTGAGTCTCCCAATGTTTTAACCGTTAGTGTTGGGCCTGATTCACAAGCAGATATCACTAACGCAACTATGAATGGTTTAGAGGTTTTGAAGATTAGTAATGAAGCTAAGAGCTTAAGTGGTGTTTCTTCGGTTAAGTCACTTGTCCCTGGAGGATCAGATAAGGGAAAGAAGAAAGCTGTGATCATTGGTTCTGCTGTTGGTTCGTTCTTTGTAGTTCTGTTGATTGCAGTTTGTTGTTATTGCTGTTTGGTTGCTTCGAGGAAGAAGCGATCAACGAGTCCTCAAGAAGCTGGTAATGGACATCCATGGTTGCCGTTGCCTTTATATGGACTGTCTCAGACTCTTACCAAATCAACCGCTTCTCACAAGAGTGCTACAGCTAGTTGCATTTCGTTAGCTTCTACGCATCTTGGACGTTGCTTTATGTTTCAAGAAATCATGGATGCTACTAATAAGTTCGATGAGAGCTCGTTGCTTGGTGTTGGTGGATTCGGACGAGTTTATAAAGGAACTTTAGAAGACGGGACTAAAGTCGCGGTTAAAAGAGGTAATCCAAGATCCGAGCAAGGTATGGCTGAGTTCAGAACCGAGATCGAAATGTTGTCCAAACTCAGACATCGACATCTTGTCTCTTTAATCGGTTACTGTGATGAGAGATCCGAAATGATTCTGGTTTATGAGTACATGGCTAATGGACCGTTGAGGAGTCATCTTTATGGAGCTGATCTTCCTCCGTTGTCATGGAAACAAAGACTCGAGATTTGCATTGGTGCAGCGAGAGGATTACATTATCTACACACAGGTGCATCGCAGAGCATTATACACCGTGACGTGAAAACTACAAACATCTTACTCGATGAGAATCTAGTGGCTAAAGTAGCTGACTTTGGACTATCCAAAACTGGTCCTTCACTTGATCAAACCCATGTGAGCACGGCGGTTAAAGGAAGCTTCGGTTATCTCGACCCGGAATACTTCAGGAGACAGCAGTTAACAGAGAAGTCCGACGTGTACTCGTTCGGTGTTGTACTAATGGAAGTTCTATGTTGTAGACCTGCTTTAAACCCGGTGTTACCGAGGGAACAAGTGAACATAGCGGAATGGGCAATGGCGTGGCAGAAGAAGGGTTTGCTCGATCAGATCATGGACAGTAACTTAACCGGGAAAGTGAATCCAGCGTCGTTGAAGAAATTTGGAGAAACCGCTGAGAAATGTTTGGCTGAATACGGCGTGGACAGGCCTTCTATGGGAGATGTACTGTGGAACTTGGAATACGCGTTACAGCTAGAAGAAACATCTTCGGCTTTGATGGAGCCTGATGATAATAGTACAAACCATATTCCAGGGATACCAATGGCGCCAATGGAGCCGTTTGATAACAGTATGAGTATAATtgatagaggaggaggaggaggagtaaaTTCAGGGACAGGTACTGATGATGATGCGGAAGACGCGACTACGAGTGCTGTGTTTTCGCAGCTTGTTCATCCTCGTGGAAggtag